The sequence CTACAGCATCCCGGGCAACACGGTGGCCAAGAGCCCGACCGCCGCGCTCGCGGCGGTACCGGCGGATACTCCGGACAGCAGCACCTGGTCCGGAAACGCGGTTCAATTCAGCCACCGCGGCGCGCTCACCGGTGGCAAGCATGTCGATGACCTGTTCGTGCATGTCAAGGACGACCCTGACCTCTACGTCTATGGCAACCCCGGCAACAGTCGTTCCACCGGCCGGTACAACAGCAAGGTCGCGCTGGCGCGACCGGCCTGTGTGACGCCGCCCAACGACTCCGCCTACTGCAACGGCTACTCGGCGGACTGGTCGCGCACTCTGCGTGTGGCGGCGCTCGGGGACCCGGCCCACACCGATCTCGACATCAAGCTGGAGTTCAAGAACAAGACCGGCCTGGTCACGGTGGAGTCGAACGTCGACGGCAGTGACGGCGAACTGTGGTTCTTCCCGGCCACGAGCACCAATGCGCTCGGCCAGCCCGTCCGCCTCGCCTCCGGCGGCTGGAAGGACATGGAACTCATCACCCCGGGCGACTGGGCCGGCCAGGGGCACCCCGGCATCTGGGCACGCAACATGCGCCCGGCGGACGTGGATCAGTGGTCGGGCCAGCTGACCGCCTACACCCTCACCACCGGCAACCTCGACGTCGTCGACCCCGACTTCGGGGACCCGATCATGGACGAGAACGGGAACCCGCTGGTCGTCCCGACCGTGACCGGGATCTCCGGTCCGGCCTTCATCGGCAGTGTGCCCGTCGCCACCTGGCCCGTGCTCGGCTCCGACGGAGACCTGCTCGGCAACGGGGCCCCCGGCCTGTGGGGCCGCAACGCCGACACCGGCGACATCCAGATCTGGTGGGGCCACCGCTCGGGCGACGCCGCCAACCCCGGCATGGACTGGGACGCGGGCCCGCAGACGGTCGCCAACATCCGGGTTACCCCGGACTGGTACACCCTGGACCGCCAGAACACGCTCCACGCCGACGCCACCGTGCCCGTGGTCGACAGCAACGCGACCAACGCGCTGGTCGGGATCGGCCATGTCGGGTTCACGGCCGACCGCAACGGCGTCGCTGACAGCGCCGCCACGTTCGGCGGCGCCAACTACTACCGCAGCTCCCAGGCGCCCGGCATCGACACCCGTCGCAGCTACAGCATCGCCGCCTGGGTCAAGCTCGACACCGCCGAGGGCTACGGAACGGTGCTCGCGCTGAACGGGAACGACCGCAGCCCGTTCTACCTCCAGTACTCGGCCTCGGTCGGTACCTGGGCCTTCGTCGCCCCGCACGAGGACTGGCGGTTCACCACCACCTACTACCTCGCCGGTGGTACGGAGCAGGCCCGCCCGCAGGTCGGCCAATGGACCCATCTGGTGGGCAGCTACAACGCAGACACCGCCACCATGACGCTCTACGTCAACGGCCGGGCCGTCGGTTCCGCCAGGAACCCCCACCCCTGGTTCAGTGGCGGAACACTCGCCATCGGCGCGGCCACCACGGTCTACTACCCGGCCGAGGACCACTTCCGCGGCGCCATCGGCGACGTCCGGGCCTACCCCTACGCCCTCACCGACCCCCAGGTCAGCAACCTCGCCATCAGCGCCACCACGATCTCCGTGCGCAGCGCCCTCGACAGCGGCAAGTGCCTTGACAACATCGGTGGCGGCATGGACATCGGCATCTGGAACTGCTGGAACGGTCCCAACCAGCAGTTCAAGTTCAACACCGACAACCACGCCCTCATCATCCAGGGCAAGTGCGTGACCGTGCAGGACGAGGCCACCAGGAACGGTGCGCCGGTCGTCCTGGCCGACTGCGACAACCTCAAGGGCGGCCAGAAGTGGCTGCGCCGTGCCGACAACAGCCTCTACAACCCGAACTCGGGCCGTTGTCTCGAACTGCCGGACTGGGTGACCGAGAACGGTACCCGCCTCGGCATCTGGGACTGCCACGCCGGCGCGAACCAGCGCTGGTACCTCAATCCCGCGACCTGACCCGCGGTACGTCAGGTCACCCTCCGGCCCCCGTCGCAGTCCTGCGGCGGGGGCCTTCGGCTGTCCGTTCGGCCGTCAAGGGCGGGGCAGGGCCGCCACGAGGTTGTCGGCGCGGGGGTCGGCGTGGCCGATCATGCGGTTGGTGGTGTAGGCGAAGGTGAGGGAGGCGGTGGGGTCGGCGAAGGTGAACTGGCCGCCGGCGCCGTCGTTGCCGAAGCTGGTGGGGGTGAGCATGGGGCGGAAGGCGGGGGAGGGGAGGAGGAAGCCGGAGCCCCAGCGGGCGCCCATGTCGAAGCCCAGGTGGCCGGGGCCGGAGGTGAGTTCGCGGGTGGCGTCGGCGACGGTGGCGGGGGTGAGGAGTGGCGGGGTGCCGTCGAGGCCGGTGACGGCGGCGGCGAGGGTGGCGGAGAGGCCGGTGGCGGTGGCGACGGCGCCCGCGCCGGGGAGTTCGATCGTGTGCAGGGCGGGGTCGTTCCAGCCGTGCGGTTCGTCGAGGCCGGGGAAGACCAGGGTGCCGTTCATGGTGACGATGCGGGTGAGCAGGTGCTCGGGGCCGGGCATCGGGCGGCGGCCCTCGGCCTCGGCGAGGCGGGCCAGGCGGGGGAGTTCGGTGACGGGGAGGCCCAGGTGGGCGTCCAGGCCGAGGGGTTCGGCGAGGGTGGCGCGGAACCATGCGCCCGGGGTGAGGCCGGTGATGCGGCGGATCACCTCGCCGATCGCGAAACCGAAGACGTGGCCGTGGTACTCGTGGGCGGTGCCGGGCTCCCAGAGGGGCTTCTGGTCCTCGATGGCGCGGACGACGGGGGTCCAGGCGGCGATCTCCTCGAAGGTCGGGGAGGCGTCGAGGACGGGGATGCCGGCGCGGTGGGAGAGCACCATGCGGGTGGTGATCGCCTCCTTGCCGTGGCGCGCGAACTCGGGCCAGTAGGTGGCGATCGGCGCGTCCAGGTCGAGGCGGCCCTGCTGGGCGAGCAGGTGGGCGGAGAGGGAGACCAGGGCCTTGGCGCAGGAGAAGACCGGGACCAGGGTGTCCGACTGCCAGGGCCGGCCGGTGCGTTCGTCGGCGACGCCGCCCCACAGTTCGACCACCTTGCGGCCGCCGACGTGGACGGTGACGGCCGAGCCGAGCTCCGGGAAGTCGGCGTAGTTGCGGGCGAAGGCGTCGGCGACCGCGCCGTAGCCCTCGTCGGCCCAGCCGTGGTGGTCGGGGTGAGCGTGGTCCATGGGGTGGTTCCGTCTCCGAGGTGCAGGATTGTTGGCGCGCCAACGGTAGGCGGAGGCCGGGGGCCGGGGGAAACGATTTGTTGATCCGCCGTCAGCGGGGGGTGGGGGGAGCGCTAGGGTTTGCGCGTGGCAGCGGTGAGCGGGGCACTGATCGGGGGCCGGTACCAGCTCGTGGAGCTGATCGGCCAGGGTGGCATGGGGCGGGTCTGGCGGGGGTGGGACACCACGTTGGGCCGGGACGTCGCCGTGAAGGAGGTGCTGCTGCCGCAGGGCGTCACGGAGGCGGAGCGGGAGCAGCTCGTGCAGCGGGTGCTGCGGGAGGCGCGGGCCGCGGCGCGGTTGAACCATCCCGGGATCATCACCGTGCACGACGTGGTCGAGTACGAGGGTGCTCCGGTGATCGTGATGGAGTTCGTCACGGGGGCGTCGCTGGCGGCGGCCGTCGCGCGGGGCGGTGCGTTGCCGGTGGCGCGGGTGGCGGAGTTGGGTGCGGCGATGGTGAAGGCGCTCCAGCAGGCGCACGCGGCGGGCATCGTGCACCGGGACCTCAAGCCGGACAATGTGCTGCTGATGGGCGACCGGGTGATCCTGACGGACTTCGGGATCGCGCACATGGCGGACGCGACCACGGCGCTGACCAGGACCGGGGCGGTGATCGGCACGCCCGCGTACATGGCGCCGGAGCAGTTGGAGGGCCGGCCCGCCGCGCCCGCGAACGACCTGTGGGCGTTGGGCGCGACGCTGTACTCGGCGGTGGAGGGCGAGGCGCCGTTCAGCGGGGAGACCTTCGGGGCGCTGTGCGTGGCGGTGGTGACGAAGGAGCCGCGGCCGGCGGTGCGGGCGGGGGCGTTGGCGCCGTTGTTGGGCGCGCTGTTGGCCAAGGACCCAGCGGCGCGGCCGACGGCGGAGCAGGCGTTGGCCGCACTGGAGGCGGTGGCGCGGGCAGGGGGTGTGGCTGGGGGAGGGGCAGCGGGAGGGGCACCGGGAGGGGCGTTCGGGCCGCCGCCGGTGATGTCCGGGGGTGTGCCGCTGGGGCCGGTGCGGATCCCGCCGCAGGTCGGGCCCGGGCCGCTGGCGACGCCCCGGCCGACGGGCGGGTTCCCGCAGGGGGGCTGGCAGGATCCGGTGGCGGCGGGGTGGGGGATTCCCACGGCGGCGCCGGCGGCGGGATCCGCACCGGCCCCAGCGGCACCGGCCGTACAGGCAGCACCGGTACCGGAACGGTCCGGGCCGAGTCCGGCGGTGGCGGTGCTGGTGCGCTTCATCGGCTGTCTGGCGCTGATCTGGCTGGTCGGCTCGGTCCTGCCGTGGAACTACCTCGACCAACTGCCGGACAGGTTCGCGTCGCTGGCATTGGCCATCACCGGCGTCCTGGCACTGACCAACGCCCTGCCCCGGCCGCGCCGGCACCCGGCGCTGGTGTGGGTCGCGGCCGTCGTCGCGGACTTCGGCCTCTGGTACCTCACCTGCACCCTGCTGGAGGTCAAGTACGGCGGCTGGCTGACGGCGTTCGGCGAGCTGCCGTGGCAGATCGCCGTCAACATGCTCCTGCTGGGCACGGGTGCCTGGCTGCTCTGGATGTTCGTCCCGGGCAGCCGCCGCCGGTAGGGCACCGGGCGCCGGGGCCAAATGTGCTGGACAGTACGGCCGGTGCGGCGGAGGGTGGGGCGCATGGAGTTCACCCACCTCGGCCGCACCGGCCTCACCGTTTCCCGACTCTGCCTGGGCACCATGAACTTCGGCCCGCACACCGAGGAGTCGGATGCCCACCTGATCATGGACAGCGCCCACGAACGGGGCATCAACTTCTTCGACACCTCGAACAGTTACGGCCGCGACTCCGAGGGCAACCACAAGGGTCGCACCGAGGAGATCATCGGCCGCTGGCTCGCCAAGGGCGACGGCCGCCGCGAGCGGACCGTGCTCGCCACCAAGGCGTACGCGCCGATGGGCGACTGGCCGAACGAGGGGCGGCTCTCCGCCCTCGCGATCCGCCGCTCCGTCGAGGCCAGCCTGCGCCGGCTGGGCACCGACCACATCGACCTCTACCAGATGCACCACATCGACCGGGACACGCCCTGGGAGGAGATCTGGCAGGCGATGGAGGTCCTGGTCGCCCAGGGCAAGATCATCTACGTCGGCTCCAGCAACTTCGCCGGCTGGCACCTCGCCCAGGCCCAGGAGGCCGCCAGGGCGCGGCACTTCCTCGGCCTGGTCAGCGAGCAGTCCCTCTACAACCTGCTGGACCGGACGATCGAACTGGAGGTGATCCCCGCCGTCGAGCACTACGGGCTCGGCCTGCTGCCGTGGTCCCCGCTGCGCAGCGGCGTGCTGGGCGGCGTGCTGCGCAAGGAGCGGGAGGGCACCCGGGTCCGGGGCGGCCTCCCGCACGCGGGCGAGATCCTGGCGGCCAACCGGGACCGCATCCAGGCGTACGAGGACCTCGCCGACGAACTCGGCGAGCACCCCGCCGACCTCGCCCTCGCGTGGCTGCTCTCGCGTCCCGTCGTGACCGCCCCGATCGTCGGCCCGCGTACCCTCGATCACCTCGACGCGGCGGTGCACGCGCTGGACATCAAGCTCGACGACGACCTGCTCGCGCGCCTGGACGTTCTCTTCCCGGGGCGGAAGCCGGCTCCGGAGGACTACGCCTGGTAGGGGAGTTGTCCGCCGGCCCCTCCCCTGCCGTCGCCGGTGGGGGAGGGGCCGGGGCAAGAACAAAGGCAACGAGGAAAACCCCACTCGTTGCCACTCTTAACTTATAGCGGGTGGGGGGCCTTGCCGCAAGGGGGTGGGGGTGGCGCAGAATGACCGACCTGAACCGGGCGACGATGAAAACGGCTGATTCATGGGATTTGGTCTTCTT comes from Streptomyces sp. TLI_053 and encodes:
- a CDS encoding serine/threonine-protein kinase, whose protein sequence is MAAVSGALIGGRYQLVELIGQGGMGRVWRGWDTTLGRDVAVKEVLLPQGVTEAEREQLVQRVLREARAAARLNHPGIITVHDVVEYEGAPVIVMEFVTGASLAAAVARGGALPVARVAELGAAMVKALQQAHAAGIVHRDLKPDNVLLMGDRVILTDFGIAHMADATTALTRTGAVIGTPAYMAPEQLEGRPAAPANDLWALGATLYSAVEGEAPFSGETFGALCVAVVTKEPRPAVRAGALAPLLGALLAKDPAARPTAEQALAALEAVARAGGVAGGGAAGGAPGGAFGPPPVMSGGVPLGPVRIPPQVGPGPLATPRPTGGFPQGGWQDPVAAGWGIPTAAPAAGSAPAPAAPAVQAAPVPERSGPSPAVAVLVRFIGCLALIWLVGSVLPWNYLDQLPDRFASLALAITGVLALTNALPRPRRHPALVWVAAVVADFGLWYLTCTLLEVKYGGWLTAFGELPWQIAVNMLLLGTGAWLLWMFVPGSRRR
- a CDS encoding serine hydrolase domain-containing protein; this encodes MDHAHPDHHGWADEGYGAVADAFARNYADFPELGSAVTVHVGGRKVVELWGGVADERTGRPWQSDTLVPVFSCAKALVSLSAHLLAQQGRLDLDAPIATYWPEFARHGKEAITTRMVLSHRAGIPVLDASPTFEEIAAWTPVVRAIEDQKPLWEPGTAHEYHGHVFGFAIGEVIRRITGLTPGAWFRATLAEPLGLDAHLGLPVTELPRLARLAEAEGRRPMPGPEHLLTRIVTMNGTLVFPGLDEPHGWNDPALHTIELPGAGAVATATGLSATLAAAVTGLDGTPPLLTPATVADATRELTSGPGHLGFDMGARWGSGFLLPSPAFRPMLTPTSFGNDGAGGQFTFADPTASLTFAYTTNRMIGHADPRADNLVAALPRP
- a CDS encoding aldo/keto reductase; the protein is MEFTHLGRTGLTVSRLCLGTMNFGPHTEESDAHLIMDSAHERGINFFDTSNSYGRDSEGNHKGRTEEIIGRWLAKGDGRRERTVLATKAYAPMGDWPNEGRLSALAIRRSVEASLRRLGTDHIDLYQMHHIDRDTPWEEIWQAMEVLVAQGKIIYVGSSNFAGWHLAQAQEAARARHFLGLVSEQSLYNLLDRTIELEVIPAVEHYGLGLLPWSPLRSGVLGGVLRKEREGTRVRGGLPHAGEILAANRDRIQAYEDLADELGEHPADLALAWLLSRPVVTAPIVGPRTLDHLDAAVHALDIKLDDDLLARLDVLFPGRKPAPEDYAW